In one window of uncultured Draconibacterium sp. DNA:
- the ahcY gene encoding adenosylhomocysteinase, protein MTVSVQKKLDYKVADISLAEFGRKEIEIAEKEMPGLMAIREKFGPRKPLNGVRVMGSLHMTVQTAVLIETLVALGADVRWASCNIFSTQDHAAAAIAKAGVPVFAWKGETLEEYWWCTREAMGFPDGKGPQLIVDDGGDATLLIHKGYAAEKDASVLDVEASSEEEEVVLELLKTTLKEDNQKWHRTVAEWKGVSEETTTGVHRLYQMADKGELLVPAINVNDSVTKSKFDNLYGCRESLADGIKRATDVMIAGKVVVVAGYGDVGKGCAHSMRSYGARVIVTEIDPICALQAAMEGFEVKTMEDALAEGNIYVTTTGNCDVITAEHMANMKDQSIVCNIGHFDNEIQVAKMEKWPGIEKVNIKPQVDKYTYEDGHCIYLLAEGRLVNLGCATGHPSFVMSNSFTNQSLAQIDLWENDYEVGVFTLSKKLDEEVARLHLEQIGVKLTELTEKQASYLGVSKEGPFKPEHYRY, encoded by the coding sequence ATGACCGTGTCAGTTCAGAAAAAACTAGATTACAAAGTAGCCGATATTTCATTGGCAGAATTCGGAAGAAAAGAAATTGAGATCGCGGAGAAGGAAATGCCGGGATTAATGGCCATCAGAGAAAAATTTGGCCCACGCAAACCGCTCAACGGCGTGCGTGTAATGGGAAGTTTGCATATGACCGTGCAAACGGCTGTTTTAATTGAAACACTTGTTGCCCTTGGAGCAGATGTTCGTTGGGCAAGCTGTAATATATTTTCAACACAGGATCATGCGGCGGCAGCTATTGCAAAAGCCGGAGTGCCGGTGTTTGCATGGAAAGGTGAAACACTGGAAGAATACTGGTGGTGCACCCGCGAGGCAATGGGTTTTCCCGATGGAAAAGGCCCGCAACTGATTGTGGATGACGGTGGCGATGCTACCTTGCTAATTCATAAAGGATATGCTGCCGAAAAAGACGCCAGCGTTTTGGATGTTGAAGCGTCAAGCGAAGAAGAAGAAGTAGTTCTTGAGTTACTGAAAACTACATTAAAAGAAGATAACCAGAAATGGCACCGCACGGTAGCTGAATGGAAAGGTGTTTCAGAAGAGACAACTACCGGAGTGCACCGTTTGTATCAGATGGCCGACAAAGGCGAGCTACTGGTGCCTGCAATCAATGTTAACGATTCGGTTACCAAGTCGAAATTTGATAACCTGTACGGATGTCGCGAGTCGCTGGCCGATGGTATTAAACGTGCTACCGATGTAATGATTGCCGGGAAAGTTGTTGTTGTTGCCGGTTATGGCGATGTTGGTAAAGGTTGTGCTCACTCAATGCGTAGTTATGGCGCTCGTGTAATTGTTACCGAAATCGACCCGATTTGTGCGCTGCAGGCAGCCATGGAAGGTTTCGAGGTAAAAACAATGGAAGATGCATTGGCCGAAGGAAACATTTATGTAACCACAACCGGAAACTGCGATGTAATTACAGCCGAGCACATGGCAAATATGAAAGATCAATCGATCGTTTGTAATATTGGCCACTTCGACAATGAAATTCAGGTTGCCAAAATGGAAAAATGGCCGGGTATCGAAAAGGTGAACATCAAACCACAGGTTGATAAATATACCTACGAAGATGGTCACTGTATTTATCTGTTGGCCGAAGGTCGTTTGGTAAACCTCGGATGTGCAACCGGACACCCGTCGTTTGTGATGAGTAACTCGTTTACTAACCAGTCGCTGGCACAAATTGATTTGTGGGAGAACGACTACGAAGTTGGTGTTTTCACTTTATCGAAAAAACTGGATGAGGAAGTTGCACGTTTGCACCTGGAGCAAATTGGTGTAAAATTGACCGAACTTACCGAAAAACAGGCCTCTTATTTGGGCGTTTCGAAAGAAGGTCCGTTTAAGCCGGAGCACTACAGATATTAA
- the recQ gene encoding DNA helicase RecQ produces the protein MSKKVVLAEELQRFFGFDRFKGQQEEAIKSVMDGKDTFVLMPTGGGKSLIYQLPALILDGTAIVISPLIALMKNQVDAIRGTHSEDSVAHFLNSSLSKAAITLVKEDVLAGKTKLLYVAPESLTKEENIEFLKQIKISFYAIDEAHCISEWGHDFRPEYRRIKPIVEEIGKSPIVALTATATAKVQHDIQKNLGILDAKVFKASFNRANLYYEVRPKVKTETQIIKFIKQNEGKSGIIYCLSRKKVEELAETLLVNGVKALAYHAGMDATTRSGNQDKFLMEEVDVIVATIAFGMGIDKPDVRFVIHYDIPKSLEGYYQETGRAGRDGGEGQCITFYSYKDIQKLEKFMHGKPVAEQEIGKQLLLDTVSYAESAICRRIILLHYFGEHYRTDNCGNCDNCLNPKEQIEAKDDIVTALKAILEVNEKYKGDHIANILIGNSTAAIKSFKHYTLKSFGAGKEHDERFWNAVFRQSMVAGIINKDIENYGLLKVTEKGHEFLEKPHSFMLVKNHEYEEEDDSSGTGGAPSGGASGDPQLFAMLKDLRKKIARKHDLPPFVIFQDPSLADMSIQYPVTTEDLQNIQGVGQGKARRYGKEFLALIKSYVEENEIERPEDLVVRTVANKSKMKVFIIQSIDRKLSFEDIADSKGIEVSDVIGEVEAIVNSGTKLNIDYYIDDVIDEDHQDDIFEYFREAETDSIEDALEELGEEEYSEDDIRLMRVKFFSDMGN, from the coding sequence ATGAGTAAAAAAGTTGTATTAGCAGAAGAGTTGCAGCGTTTTTTTGGTTTCGACCGTTTTAAAGGGCAACAGGAAGAAGCGATTAAAAGTGTGATGGACGGAAAAGACACCTTTGTGTTAATGCCAACAGGTGGAGGAAAGTCGTTAATTTATCAGTTGCCGGCGTTAATTCTTGATGGTACTGCCATTGTGATTTCTCCATTAATTGCTTTGATGAAAAATCAAGTAGATGCAATACGTGGTACGCATTCCGAAGATAGTGTTGCTCATTTCTTAAATTCATCGCTGTCGAAAGCAGCCATAACACTGGTTAAGGAAGATGTGCTGGCCGGAAAAACAAAACTGCTTTATGTTGCTCCTGAGTCGTTGACAAAGGAAGAAAACATTGAATTTCTTAAACAAATAAAGATATCGTTTTACGCCATTGATGAGGCTCACTGTATTTCGGAGTGGGGACACGATTTCAGACCGGAGTACAGACGAATAAAACCGATTGTTGAAGAAATTGGGAAGTCGCCAATTGTAGCACTTACAGCAACGGCCACGGCAAAGGTGCAGCACGATATTCAAAAAAACCTTGGCATTTTAGATGCAAAAGTTTTTAAGGCATCATTTAATCGCGCGAATCTTTATTACGAAGTGCGGCCAAAGGTTAAAACCGAAACGCAGATCATAAAATTCATAAAACAAAACGAAGGGAAATCGGGCATTATCTATTGTTTGAGCCGAAAGAAAGTTGAAGAGCTGGCCGAAACCCTGCTGGTGAACGGAGTTAAAGCACTTGCTTATCATGCAGGGATGGATGCGACAACCCGCTCCGGTAATCAGGATAAATTTTTGATGGAAGAGGTGGATGTAATTGTGGCTACCATTGCTTTTGGTATGGGTATCGATAAGCCTGATGTGCGATTTGTGATTCACTATGATATTCCCAAAAGTCTGGAAGGTTATTACCAGGAAACCGGGCGGGCGGGCCGTGATGGTGGCGAAGGACAGTGCATTACTTTTTACAGTTATAAAGACATTCAGAAGCTGGAGAAATTTATGCACGGGAAACCGGTAGCAGAGCAGGAGATCGGGAAACAACTTTTATTAGATACGGTTTCGTATGCCGAGTCGGCTATTTGCCGCCGCATAATATTGTTGCATTATTTTGGCGAGCACTACAGAACTGATAATTGTGGAAACTGCGATAACTGCCTAAATCCGAAAGAGCAAATTGAGGCCAAAGACGATATTGTTACCGCACTGAAAGCCATTCTTGAAGTGAATGAGAAATACAAAGGCGACCATATTGCCAATATTCTGATTGGGAATAGTACGGCTGCCATTAAGTCATTTAAGCATTATACGCTAAAATCGTTTGGAGCAGGGAAAGAACACGACGAGCGTTTTTGGAATGCCGTGTTCCGACAGTCTATGGTAGCCGGCATTATTAATAAAGACATTGAAAATTATGGTCTGCTGAAAGTCACTGAAAAAGGACACGAGTTTCTGGAGAAACCACATAGTTTTATGTTGGTGAAAAACCACGAATACGAAGAAGAAGATGATTCCTCAGGTACTGGAGGCGCTCCTTCAGGAGGTGCCAGTGGCGATCCGCAGTTGTTTGCAATGTTGAAAGATCTGCGGAAGAAGATTGCTAGAAAGCATGATTTGCCGCCCTTTGTAATTTTTCAGGATCCGTCGTTGGCCGACATGTCTATTCAATACCCGGTAACTACTGAGGACCTGCAAAATATTCAGGGAGTTGGACAGGGTAAAGCCCGCCGTTATGGAAAAGAGTTTTTGGCGCTGATAAAATCGTATGTGGAAGAAAATGAGATTGAACGTCCTGAAGATTTGGTGGTGCGTACTGTGGCCAACAAGTCGAAAATGAAGGTGTTTATTATTCAGAGTATCGACCGCAAATTGTCGTTTGAAGATATTGCAGACTCAAAAGGTATTGAAGTGAGCGATGTGATTGGAGAAGTGGAGGCGATTGTGAATTCCGGGACTAAATTAAATATCGATTATTACATTGATGATGTGATTGACGAAGATCATCAGGATGATATTTTTGAATATTTCCGCGAGGCTGAAACCGACTCCATCGAGGATGCTTTGGAAGAATTAGGCGAGGAAGAATACTCGGAAGATGACATTCGATTGATGCGTGTGAAGTTCTTCTCCGACATGGGTAACTAA
- the tatC gene encoding twin-arginine translocase subunit TatC yields MSEERTTKKQGEESPKEEMSFLEHLEILRWHIIRSSSAIVLFAIVAFVMKSFIFDVVILSPRMPDFWTNRMFAKLGDLVGSEALKINQVPLKMQSIKIAGQFSTHIMVSIIAGFILASPVVFYEFWRFIKPALYEKERKHAGGAVFFTSILFLMGILFGYFLIVPLSIHFLGTYQVSSEVENTINLRSYIGSVTSISLAAGVVFLLPIFSYFLSKVGLLTPEFMKTYRRHSYVVMLLLSAIITPPDIFSQIMVCFPLVFLYEIGIVISRRVVKNREKAMEAM; encoded by the coding sequence ATGAGCGAAGAACGTACTACAAAAAAGCAAGGGGAAGAAAGTCCAAAAGAAGAAATGTCCTTTCTTGAACACCTCGAAATACTTCGTTGGCACATTATCAGGTCATCATCGGCCATTGTGCTTTTTGCCATCGTCGCGTTTGTTATGAAATCGTTTATTTTCGATGTGGTTATCCTCAGCCCGAGAATGCCCGATTTTTGGACCAACCGTATGTTTGCCAAACTTGGCGATCTGGTAGGATCGGAGGCATTAAAAATTAACCAGGTACCATTAAAAATGCAAAGTATAAAAATTGCAGGACAGTTTTCTACACATATTATGGTATCGATAATTGCCGGTTTTATTTTGGCGTCGCCTGTTGTTTTCTACGAGTTCTGGCGTTTTATAAAACCCGCTTTATACGAAAAAGAACGAAAACACGCAGGCGGTGCTGTATTTTTTACTTCAATACTATTTTTAATGGGTATATTATTTGGTTACTTTTTAATAGTACCATTATCCATTCACTTTTTAGGCACCTATCAGGTCAGTAGCGAAGTTGAAAACACCATTAATCTTCGTTCATATATTGGATCGGTAACATCCATCTCATTGGCGGCCGGAGTTGTTTTCCTTTTACCCATTTTCTCTTATTTTTTGAGCAAAGTAGGACTGCTTACTCCAGAATTTATGAAAACATACCGACGCCATTCATATGTAGTAATGTTGCTGCTCTCGGCTATTATAACTCCTCCCGATATTTTCAGCCAGATTATGGTTTGTTTCCCGTTGGTTTTTCTTTACGAAATTGGTATTGTAATTTCGCGTCGTGTAGTTAAAAATCGTGAAAAAGCGATGGAGGCCATGTAA
- the lptB gene encoding LPS export ABC transporter ATP-binding protein has protein sequence MILRAENIVKKYRKRTVVKGVSFQVEQGEIVGLLGPNGAGKTTSFYMIVGLIQPFSGKIFLDEKEITKLPVYKRAQRGIGYLAQEASVFRKLSIEDNIRAVLEMTDYSKEYQKEKLETLLDEFSLQHIRKSKGIQLSGGERRRTEIARALAIDPKFILLDEPFAGVDPIAVEDIQQIVMQLKEKNIGVLITDHNVHETLRITDRSYLLFEGNILKAGTADELAADEDVRRVYLGQNFELR, from the coding sequence ATGATTCTTCGAGCAGAAAATATCGTTAAAAAATACCGAAAAAGAACCGTAGTAAAAGGAGTTAGTTTTCAGGTTGAGCAAGGCGAAATTGTGGGATTATTAGGTCCAAACGGAGCCGGAAAAACCACATCATTTTACATGATTGTTGGATTGATTCAACCATTTTCAGGAAAAATATTTCTCGACGAAAAGGAAATTACAAAACTTCCGGTTTACAAAAGAGCACAGCGTGGTATTGGCTATCTGGCTCAGGAAGCTTCAGTTTTCAGGAAGTTGAGTATTGAAGATAATATCAGGGCTGTTCTGGAAATGACCGATTATTCGAAAGAGTACCAGAAAGAAAAATTGGAAACATTGCTTGATGAATTCAGTTTACAGCACATTCGAAAGAGCAAAGGTATTCAGCTTTCGGGTGGTGAGCGACGCCGTACAGAAATAGCACGGGCACTGGCCATCGATCCTAAATTTATTTTACTGGATGAGCCGTTTGCCGGAGTTGACCCGATTGCGGTGGAAGATATTCAGCAAATTGTAATGCAGCTGAAAGAAAAAAACATTGGCGTATTAATTACCGACCACAATGTGCACGAAACGCTGCGAATTACAGACCGCTCCTATCTCCTGTTTGAAGGCAATATTCTAAAAGCCGGAACAGCTGATGAGTTGGCTGCCGATGAGGATGTGCGCCGTGTTTACCTCGGCCAGAACTTCGAATTACGCTAG
- the rpsT gene encoding 30S ribosomal protein S20, which translates to MAHHKSALKRIRQDEKKRVHNKYYAKTTRNAIKALRNATDKAEAEKMYPSVVAMIDKLAKRNIIHKNKAANLKSKLTTQVNSL; encoded by the coding sequence ATGGCACATCATAAGTCAGCATTAAAAAGAATTCGTCAAGACGAAAAAAAGAGAGTACACAACAAGTACTACGCAAAAACTACACGTAATGCAATTAAAGCTTTGCGTAATGCTACTGACAAAGCTGAAGCAGAGAAAATGTATCCTTCAGTTGTTGCTATGATTGATAAATTAGCGAAACGCAATATCATTCATAAAAACAAAGCTGCAAACTTAAAATCGAAATTAACTACTCAGGTTAATTCGTTGTAA
- the radC gene encoding DNA repair protein RadC: MGEYKKLNIKDWAVEDRPREKLLSKGPRSLTDAELIAILIGSGNIEETAVELSRRILASADNNLNELGRKSIEFLIKFQGIGEAKAVTIAAALELGKRRKEADVFNKKQITSSKDAAEYFQPMLGDLNHEEFWILLLNRGNRIIDSFMVSQGGISGTVIDVRLILKNALDKMASAIILCHNHPSGTMQASNADLNITRKIKNAAEIMDITVLDHIIIGQNSYLSLADEGMLN; this comes from the coding sequence ATGGGAGAATACAAGAAACTAAATATAAAAGACTGGGCTGTTGAAGATCGTCCGCGCGAGAAACTACTAAGCAAAGGACCACGATCGCTAACCGATGCCGAACTCATTGCTATTTTAATTGGCTCGGGAAATATTGAAGAAACAGCTGTTGAACTCTCCAGACGCATTTTAGCATCGGCCGATAACAACTTAAACGAACTGGGCCGAAAAAGCATCGAATTTCTTATCAAATTTCAGGGAATTGGCGAAGCAAAAGCCGTTACCATTGCAGCTGCACTGGAGTTGGGCAAGCGCCGGAAAGAGGCTGATGTATTCAATAAAAAACAAATTACCTCCAGTAAAGACGCGGCTGAATATTTCCAGCCCATGCTTGGCGATCTGAATCACGAAGAGTTCTGGATTTTGCTGCTTAACCGCGGCAACCGCATTATCGACTCGTTTATGGTGAGCCAGGGTGGAATTTCAGGAACTGTAATCGATGTGCGGCTGATATTAAAAAATGCCTTGGATAAAATGGCCAGTGCCATCATTCTCTGCCATAACCATCCTTCAGGAACTATGCAGGCATCAAATGCCGATCTGAATATTACCCGTAAAATTAAGAATGCGGCTGAAATTATGGATATCACAGTGCTCGACCATATTATTATTGGGCAAAACAGTTACCTGAGTTTAGCCGACGAAGGAATGTTAAACTAA